The following nucleotide sequence is from Solea senegalensis isolate Sse05_10M linkage group LG19, IFAPA_SoseM_1, whole genome shotgun sequence.
TATCAAAGCATctataaagtataaaatattgatattttttcttATACTCTGACTATATTTTCATATTGTATTCCTAAAAGCTTTAGTCCAACAGTCCCACATCTTTGTTATACTGTGGGCCACAACCCATTCTTGCTGTAATGTCACAGCGACCTTTGTCACTAGTCACGGCTCATCTTTGCGTCCAGAACAAAGTTGGTTCCAAATCTGAAACATTTTCCAGAAagtatttaaaggtgacatagaatgcttgtatcacacatatatgttagttatggaggtctacttacatatattaacttgttttcatgattaaaaaccccCTAATagctgcaaacgagccaatcaaaatatctcctcactaacgctctcgtcagccgcactgttgcagaccaaaaccacacccctagaatgtggactgtgttgtgattggccagccaacgagagctttcccactgtcctgtgattggccaggtacctggaagtgacgtaatagataggccagctctcagatacacagctccccctctggcacggtggatgctctgcatctcagcagctacaacgagagtagttcttcttcttctggggttgaatgtacgcaaccggatgtgcccggactagtgccgcaccaggaggcgctatggtggtgagaggagtgatgacgacatcaaattaaggaagtgccgatccgcttcgcagagcccaggaaaacaatacaacactattttctcagcagtggctgaactgttgttttccgaaactttagggtttcataaacgaggtaatgacgcagatacacacacaaacgcagcgttaattggagcttccggtctatgtgggctttaaggcaaaaactgaaaaagaaccCACCCTAACAGCCAGTTTTCCAGCCACATAGAAGAGCACAGCAATCCTCTCCCAGGTAATCCCATGCTCAAACACTTTGTCTGCCACTTCCTTAAAGCGGTCCCATTTAGAGCCACTGCCTTGTGCCACTCCGTCTATTGCACTGTAAACAGAGACATGAGGGAAGACGACGACAGTGTTAgttattttaacactttaatgAGTGAGTTCTGACTATTGTGAGACTCACTCTTGGAACTCCTTATCATCTCGCACTTTGTCGCCGATAATGCGGATCATTATGCCCAGTTGGGTCACCATCTTGCGTTCCTGCTCAGTCTTTACTTGCACAGTCAGTGGGGTAAGGGGCGGAACATCCTCTGAGGGAAtctccttcagctcctcctcaatGACTCTGGAAGATGGTCAGGGGTACATGGGGTTTACTGTAACTATCCCCACATCTAATCAAAGCAGGGTTTTACCATCTACATTTATCAATATCAAGGAGAAAATTTACTTTTTAAGAGCTTAGAAATCCATTTAATGAACAGATGTGTAGCTGTCTACTTTCCAATTTTTAATTCTTCTCCATGACTAGATCttgattttgaataaatgattTGCTATAGggtattatcattactattattattatcatcattattattataattacataTTGTAAAATGATACAAGCTAGCTATCCCTTACAAAGTATTAGGTATGTTACAAggtttttttgcagtgtggTTGTATAAAATACTACTGATAGATAATCAGCACTGAccgcagagtgtgtgtgtgtgtgtgcgtgtgtccccTGTACCGAGGACATGGAGACTcattctcactgaaaacatggctgtcagtggGGAAGCAAGGAATAACTGATTTTAGCTACTAAACAAAAAGGCATACTGAGTCAAATATATGGCCAGTCTTTAATATCTTACTTTAATGTCTATCTTGCTGTTTAACAGCCTTTTATGACTGGAAACTTAAAGTTGTAAACTGCCACCTCTCACATATCAAAGTGCTTTCAGCTGgcaggaacacaggagctgctggtctactgctgcctcgtgtggtaacTTTGTGTTACTTAGGTTACCCCGaacacagaagtgacaaaacaacacagttgaacTTACTAATGacggcagcagtggatgaatgAATCATGTGTGCTGTCAAGtaaaatgagtgattttttGTATGCACATAAGTAAGAACAGTAAATGGTTTACAGGGAACCTAAATCCTGTTTCCAGTGAGAAAAGACAAGTTTCACTTTCTTGTCTTCCTTGTATGAGTGATGACAGAGCATATGTGCAACATAATTAACAGAGAGAGTGTTACAAGGTCTCACTGTCAAGTGAAACACAAACCTCCTTCAATACGATTACATACGTAAAGTCAGgttagaaaatgaatgtaaaataagTGTTTTAGGTTTGTTTTGATCATTATTGCTCAGCTTGCTTCATCATAAGCATCATCATTTGGTCTTTAACATGTTGGAATATTATAGAGTAACTGCaaaagctgcaactaatgattattttcttcataatTACAGTTTCCATAAATCAATTAGCAGTTTTGATTTGTCAAAAAAGGTAAAGTTAGTTTTGTTTTAGCACCAGATCACAACAGAAGTTATTTCAGGTTACCTTTCCAATATTACACGTATGTACGTGTATCAAACCAGTACAAACACCATAACAGCTGATTTATGCATTTATTGTCTTCTTCTATGAGTCATGGCAGAGCACAGGTGCAACATAAGTTAAGGTAAGAGTTGATCAGCTCTCACAAACTTCCTTCAATATGATTACATACGTAAAAGGTTCAACAAGTATCGTCATTGCCTGTCCTTTCATTAAACACACTATATAGCCTTGTCATGCatgcataaataaaaagatgattCCTTTAAGTGTTAGTGTCTGTGTCCCTGTGGCTGAATATTTATAAactattgtttgaaaatgacagcATGAATGTTGTGACGTCAATGCCTGTACACGTTTACACCGATAATAAGACTTTTCAAACGTTTTTAAAACatagttttgcttttttttaaaaaagggaaataaatatTAACTTACTCTTTGATCAAGGCTGCTCCTATTCTCTCATCTGTGTCGGAATGAGGTAGAAAACATGACTTTATAGCTGGAAATAACATAATTTCTGAATCGAAGTGAGAGTTAAAAACGTACCGGACATCCCGTTTCCTTCACACGCCATcgtttaaaatacaaacttgAAAAATCGTTTTCAAAGAAACCTCTTGTTCAAACTTCAGTGAGAAAAAGAGTTTGTGTTTACGTAAAGTGAAATCCTCCCACGGATAATTTATAAcaactgtttacaaacaaataaCTTAACAAAGTTCTGATAAAACTTCCGTGTAAAACTTCCTCCAAAGACCCACGTGACCATTGTCCCTCAGTTAAAACATCCGTGTGGAAACAGCAGTTTGGGATCGTTTCATGTCCCTCAGCTCAGAATTATTTTCACTCATGTGTTTCACGGCTGTGCGGTCAAtctagaaaagaaaaagagaagtgaTTATCAAACAGCAAATAATGTGTCGCTGTCCCTCTGTgtatccaaaataaaacactctgaCGATGTGCTCTGACTTTCCAAAATCTGGATTATGTATGAGATATATTTCTCTCGCAGATTACTTgtaaaacagcaggaaaaacaaacagtacgcCTCACTCAaggcagagggcgctgtgagcagGCATGGACTGGCCATCAGGTTGAATTTCTTGAAGGACATTGAGCGAGTCCAATTAAAGCGAAGGAACGAATTATGGATAAAAATCGTGGGGGGCGCAGCGAATCTCAGGGAAAAAAGGCTCAGAAGCCTCAAAGTTGACGCAGCAAAATGCACTAAAATGACGGATCTATTTGCCGCTACAACAAGTTCCACCGTTGCAGCGGGTGCAGGTGTCGGCGACAGcgtgatcatcatcatcatcaagtgcAGAAGCAGTCCCAGGAGACCCACGTGACCCAGCAAGGACAGAttgaggaggtgtgtgtgtgtgtgtaacaattGCATTTATagcctttgttttcaaataatacTATGAGTAGACTTAGTGTCCAACTTACAGTGTTATTTTAGGTTGTCATAAAGTTATAGTTTGCAGGTGTTACAGCTTACAGTTATTCTTATGTAAATATTAGTGAAACATTGCTTTGCAAAAGCTATGTTTCTGCAAACGTTGACATGAGATGCATAACATAACTCATTGTCTGTTatcaatcaaatgttttttatagtGCTCTTTTGGGTTAATTTATAAACCTGACTGAAAGAGTCAGTGCCCCACTAGTCGCTGCTGCTGTGAATACATCAATCAGGTAACAATAAACAGCATTGTACTGGtttgatatatgtatataacatttaatttaattcaattcaattttatttgaggggtggagtggctcagtggttaagaccggtacccgatgtgcgaaaaaaaacatcatggtcgcaagttcgattccacccctcgctgattgtactcaatttcATTGTAAGTCGCtatggataaaagcgtctgctaaatgacatgtaatgtaatgtatatgtatagcgCCCAAGGGCGAGTCTGGAGTCTGTTGGGCCCTTCCCAGGAGGCCCTTCTGACCAGTGTTCATCACAATTATGTTATAAATAATCTGACACCCacaaaaaatgtatgaacaCAAAAGGTTTTTTAttccaaatgaaaaaaataacactgaaaaaccttttaagttttaaaataaataatgtgaaaatataaatacgtagaaaaataaaatattgtaaagGCCCTTTTGTGACtaatgcacacaaacatttggCCATTCTGCAGGGTCTTCTGATGTGGTCAAACCTGTTGTAGTAGCAGGtgatgcaaacaaaaaaaacagtatatatttttacagGGCATGGTATATGTTATCAattaaagtggctaaaatgtatAGCTTAACACTACCTATTAACTGTTACCACAACTTTATTAGTTACAATCAAAATCACTCCAATACATTTTGTACCTTTACAATAAATACTGCATGTACTGTCCCCTGCCTCTAACGCCTTGCTAGAGTCGACAGTCAGAATAAACTCCTCTCCAAAGGACGACGTGACAAGAGAGTTGAAACTTGTACGCTCTTTATTGAGGTCATATGGAGTCGGGTAAAACTGAAAGTAAAATACAATGCCCTCATGAGCACTTGACAACCGCAGCAATAAACACACTGTATCACAGGATTTAGGTTCCCTGTATCACAATAAGCTGTGAGCATAGCCTTATGCTAAACATACTTTACAGTCTAATTctaaacaataacataaatgtCTAATGTTCAGCAACACTGtctgacaacaataataacacttGCCAAGCGAATACACACCGACAATGCCGTTAAAGACCCACTTTATCATGAGCAGaacagaatgcagcagctctgaCCATGCCTTGATTCAGCTGAGGGCtctcactgatgacatcatcaaagaaCGACACATCCTCAGGCAGCTCTCACAGTcgccagtaggtggcagcaaCGGACTTCTTTTTCAACAAGTTTCCCACATTCAACCATTCAACTGTCTTAAAATACACAGTGATAACAGAACACTGcataagaagttaaaaacaagttcaaagtgaataaaaagGGTTGTATATAACTAGCTGTTAAGGGGGCTTCAATGCAGCTATTACAATAACACTCCTTCTCATAAATAGGTCAAATCACAAGGTGCAACATTCGCATAGGTTAGCGTTAGTGTCAACTAGCGTTCTGACGCTAATGTTAGCTGCTGTTCGAGACAAAGTAACAGTTCAATAACTGCAGTCATTTACTGTTAATGTTATAATTATATCATTATCTGAGCCAGCATGTATATGTACCACTGTCACataccactgttttttttcttttgtcttctttctcttctcactgcctaacatacatatatatacatatgtgtatatatatgtatatatatgataattCCTCTTCATTTGACTTCAGCTTCATTCAAACTTGCAGAACGATAACTTCTCACAGGTTAACGTGAGGTGGGATGCTGGGATTGACGTGGGGCCGCTTTAGGGAGGTTTCATACTGCGACGTCATTGCAAATCACCGGGACACAGACGAATCCAGAAAACATGAGAGAAACATTAGAGAAACCACACTGCTTCAGTATCATTTCACAAACTTTTTATTTGGGAACCCTCTTTTTTAATggagatatggaaaaatgatcTTAAAGGCAAGGCTGTGtgatatggcttataaataatatctggatatcTTTGGTCTATATCCACTATAcgagtgtgcatttggactatctgggtatctcataggactactggaattaagctaagtatcacttctgtaggtctttcttatttggttgctatttcattatttgctaatatatctaactgtgttgcttgactttagtgacttttgacttgtctgtgtagttaaggtgaaagttgtttaagatatttttgtctgctaggtcaaagacaaagttgttattgttgctgttttgacctagtttctattgagccatcaccatcaccaggtgagaagtttcactggctacaggggagtggccaacacagctgagtaagatttaaaccagacccaaaccagcatttgtcagtgtgcatttggactatctgggtatctcataggactactggaattaagctaagtatcacttctgtaggtctttcttatttggttgctatttcattatttgctaatatatctaactgtgttgcttgactttagtgacttttgacttgtctgtgtagttaaggtgaaagttgtttaagatatttttgtctgctaggtcaaagacaaagttgttattgttgctgttttgacctagtttctattgagccatcaccatcaccaggtgagaagtttcactggctacaggggagtggccaacacagctgtaaccaatcagcCTCTAATCAGCTTCACTGAAGTGCCATTGGCTAGAGGGAGTGGCCACTCAGCTGCAATTAATCAgcacctaatcaggtgtctttgAAAAAGCAGCACTTACTCtgaagcggcagcttcagcGGCAGCCTCCTCAGATGAAGACTccggaagacaaagacaaaggagtctaaacagGAGTCAAGACTccggaagacaaagacaaaggagtctaaacagGAGTCAAGACTccggaagacaaagacaaaggagtctaaacagGAGTCTAACGGggaggctaatgaggctaagtacctgtaCCTACAACTGTTACCTACTACTTTTCACATATGTGcgttttttccattcctgttcatgtctcttctcatagatattacaaacctcacaatcattCACAGCACCACCGTAACCTTTCCTCACTTATatatcccacccgctccacacacatccaacaccttgttgcagggggcctgtggaactgccagtcagctacccgcaagactgagttcatctctggctttgctactgagcaatgtctggacttccttgctctcacagagacttggataacaccctccaacacagccacccctgcggctctctcctctgcccactccttctcccacacacccagatccactggaagaggtggcgggacaggtctacttatcaaccccaactggactttcactcttttcccactgcctcacttctcttcacagtcgtttgaatttcatgctgtaactataactcacccagtaaaactcatcattgttgtcatctaccgtccaccaggcccattgggacacttcttggaggaactagatgtcctcctctcaaacatccctgaaaatggtccaccacttgttcttcttggtgacttcaacatccagtcagagaagtcatctgatctacttctacttctttcatctctttctctctcacttgctcctttttcaccaactcacagagctggcaaccaccttgacctcatcttcaccagaaactgctccacctccgacctcaaggtaaccccacttcatgtctctgatcatttcttcatttcctactctctcccactctcccaatcggatgatctcatctcatcagatattgcacttgtccgtcgcaacattcgctctctctctccctcctctctctcctcaactgttctatcagcacttccttcagctgactccttctccctcatgcatcccaactctgccacagacaccttcctctctactctgtcctcctctcttgactctctctgtcctcttacttcccggcgggttcgtaagtcctccccagccccgtggttgtcggactcagtgcgtgctgagagagccacgatacgggcagcagaaagaaaatggaggaaatcaaaacaccctgatgacctgctttcctatcactctcttctctccaccttcactgcctctatctctgcagccaaacgatctttctatcagactaaaattcaatcctctttctctaaccccaaaaaacttttctctatcttctctaacctccttgatccccccaccccccctcctccttcctcccttctaccaattcactttgtcaactacttcacaaaaaaggtagatgacattcgctcttctttctcaaccccacctcctgttctcaccactccaccaaccacacattcagctccttctctatcctctttctcccctctatctcaggatcaagttctttccctaataacctctgcccgccccacctcctgcccccttgaccctatcccctctcaccttcttcagtcaattgcttctgatcttcttcctttcctcacccacctcattaacacatctctgtcatctggttgctttccggactctcttaaagaggccagagtgacccccctccttaaaaaacccacccttgacccgtctgaagtaaataactacagacctgtctctcttcttccttttctctccaaaactctggagcgcgctatctttaatcaactctcctcctaccttcaccggaacaaccttcttgatcctcttcagtctggttttaaagcaggtcactcgaccgaaactgcacttcttgctgtcactgagcaactccacactgccagggctgcctctctctcctctgtgctcatcctcctggacctttctgcagcgtttgacacagttaaccaccagatccttacttcctcccttcaagaactaggtgtctcaggctctgcacttacccttctctcgtcctatcttcaaaaccgaacatacagagtaacctggagaggatccgtgtcggaaccctgtcctctagctactggggtccctcagggttctgtcttgggccctctcctcttctctctatacaccaactctcttggttcggttattcgctctcatggtttttcctatcacagctacgccgatgacacccaactcattctctcttttcccagctccgacacacaggtagcagaacggatcaccgcttgtctgactgacatctctcagtggatgtctgaccatcacctgaaactcaatctcgacaagactgaatttctttttctcccaggaaagggctctcccaccacagatctaaccatcaccctcgacaactctgtggtaactccttctcacaccgcaaggaacctgggtgtgacacttgacgaccatctctccctcactgccaacattgctgcaacagctagatcttgcagatacatgttgcacaacatccgaaggattcggcctctcctaacccagaaggcggcacaggttctggtccaggctcttgtcatctcacgcttggattactgcaactccctcctggctggtcttcctgcatgcgctatacgacctctgcaactcatccagaatgcggcagctcgactggtcttcaatttaccaaaattctcccacactacaccgctcctccgctcccttcactggcttcctgtagctgctcgcatccgcttcaagactctagtgcttgcgttccatgctacaaacggatccggtccagcctacatccaggacatgatcaaaacctacaccccagcccgcccactccgctctgcatcgacaaaccggcttgctgctccctcactgagaggatcacagaggcactcgcagaactcgagactgttcactgtcctcgctcccaaatggtggaacgatctccccatcgacatccggacagctgaaagcctccacatcttccgacgccgactaaaaacacatttgttccgactctacctcgactaagacgacaaaaaaaaaaaaaaaaaaaaatatatatatatattgcacttatgactagcacttcatagtttgttctacttgaagctcttacttacttctagctcttatttgtacccaaatgtttaaatgcacttttgtaagtcgctttggataaaagcgtctgctaaatgacatgtaatgtaatgtaatttacatTTGTTACCTAtaaatattttctattattattattatatatttgctATTAGAAATAacaaatttcattttaatgatcaACCTACGAGGACACATAAGAAATTATTAATAGTTCCTCTGACGATGCCGTGGCCTCTTCGACCAGTGCAGGTGTCAGAACACAATGTGCGttagtacatttaaaaaaagcatgcgaaattgtacaaaaaaaaaatcagcaaggCCGCGAAAGGTGAACCC
It contains:
- the LOC122785876 gene encoding apoptosis regulator BAX-like, which codes for MACEGNGMSDERIGAALIKEVIEEELKEIPSEDVPPLTPLTVQVKTEQERKMVTQLGIMIRIIGDKVRDDKEFQDAIDGVAQGSGSKWDRFKEVADKVFEHGITWERIAVLFYVAGKLAVRMVEAHLPQSVREILMWTVDFFKNNLLGWIREHGGWINSFSELAAVSMHSVSSMNSHTGGLFIIFIAGLVLGSFITWRLTR